In Elephas maximus indicus isolate mEleMax1 chromosome 7, mEleMax1 primary haplotype, whole genome shotgun sequence, the following proteins share a genomic window:
- the LOC126080295 gene encoding olfactory receptor 8K3-like, which translates to MDKHNLTVLNEFILMGITDRPELQAPLFGLFLIIYMISVVGNLGIIILTKMDSRVQTPMYFFLRHLAITDLGYSTAVGPKMLVNFVVDETIISYYFCATQLAFFILFINGEIFILSVMSYDRYVAICNPLLYTVIMSQRTCWVLMAIVYLHSTFVSLLVTIKIFNLSFCGHNVIRHFYCDILPLLSLLCSDTHEIKLVIFILSVFDLISSLLIVLVSYILIIVSILRLNSAEGRHKAFSTCGSHLTVVVVFYGTLIFMYVQPKSSHSFDGDKVASIFYTLVVPMLNPLIYGLRNNDVKHALHRTLGQRVHTFCFSDHTMPWCV; encoded by the exons atggacaaacacaatctaacagtgctgaatgaattcattctgatgggaatcacagaccgccctgagctgcaggctccattgttcgggctgttcctcatcatctacatgatctcagtggtgggcaacttgggcatcatcatcctcactaAGATGGACTCCAGGGTacaaactcccatgtacttttttctcagacacctggctatcactgatcttggttattcaacagccgtgggacccaaaatgttggtaaattttgttgtggatgaaaCCATAATCTCTtattatttttgtgctacacagctagctttttttattttgttcataaaTGGTGAAATTTTTATTCTGTCAGTAATGtcttatgaccgctatgtggccatctgtaaccctctgctctacacagttATCATGTCACAAAGGACATGTTGGGTGCTGATGGCAATCGTCTACCTCCACAgcacatttgtttctcttctggtcaccataaaaatttttaatttatccttctgtggccacaatgtcatcaggcatttctactgtgacattCTCCCCTTgttatctttgctctgctcagACACACATGAGATCAAATTGGTTATTTTCATCTTATCTGTTTTTGATCTGATATCATCCCTCCtaatagttcttgtttcttacATACTCATAATTGTATCCATTCTCAGACTGAACTCAGCTGAgggcaggcacaaggccttctccacctgtggatcccacctgactgtggtggtagtgttctatgggactttaatctttatgtatgTGCAGCCCAAGTCCAGCCATTCCTTTGACGGTGataaagtggcttccatattttacaccctggtggtccccatgttgaatcccttgatctatGGTTTGAGGAATAATGATGTGAAACATGCCTTACATAGGACTTTGGGACA GCGTGTGCATACCTTCTGTTTTAGTGATCATACCATGCCCTGGTGTGTCTAA